Genomic window (Candidatus Cloacimonas sp.):
AATGGAGAAGAGACCTGAAATACTTTTTCACTCTTTTTCTTCTCTTGCACAGTTTTTTAGCTGCTTTTACTTCCGATTATTATATGAAAGCATTGGGTATGAATATTGCCCGAATCACTATTCAACAAGATGCTAAGGATGCCGACATTGAAATTAGAGTAAAATCGGTAAAAGAGTCAGTTCTATTTCCTCAAATAAATAATATCTACAGCATAAAGTATAATGACAAATTTCTACCTTTGGATTATACTCGTATCATTCGCCAACATAGTGTTAACGACCAAGTTTCAGTAAATTACAATTATAATACCACTCAAGCAACAATGTATCGTTCCTCAGATAAAAGCGCGACCCAGTACCCGATCTTAAAAAATATGAGAGATGTCTATTCATTTCTGGCAAAAGTTATATCCGGAAGTGCTGGAACGGGAGTTTACCTCATTGATGTTAATGGCGTTTGTTTGCAGGCAGAAGTTATTCAGCATTCTTCCGAAAAGGTGAAGACGCCTATGGGAGAATATGCTGCCATACCTTATGAAATTACTTTTCATAATTCCAAATCCATTAAACCACCTTATGTTGATATGGTTACTCACAATATGCTGCAAGACAATAATAAACTGAATTTATGGGTTTATAATAACCAGTTTCCCGTGAAAGCTACTTTCAAAAAGAAAGCGATAAATTGTTACTGTGATTTAATAAGTATAAAGCAATGAAAATTTTTCGAACTATCTACCCTGCTCTATTTTGGCTTATATTGATTTGGATTTTATCTTCCTTACCGTCCCAAAATCTTCCCTCCGTGAATATAATTGGCATAGATAAAATGGAACACTTTGTCATTTATGCTGTTTTAGGTTGCTTGATTAGTAATTGGTTGAGATTTAAGGACTGGAAATTAAGGATAATTATTTTCCTGTATCTTGGGCTCATCTTGCTTGCCGGTTTGGATGAATATCATCAGACCTATATTCGAGGCAGAGATGTATCTATTTATGACTTTCTGGCAAATGCTTCCGGATTGGTAATCGGCTTTTTATTCTATCTGCGTAAATATGATAGAAGTTAATAACCTCAATGTATCTCTTAATAATAGAGAAATATTATCCGATATCAGTTTCCGCTTGGATAATGGAAATAATCTGATTATTCTGGGAAGAAGCGGATGCGGTAAGACAGTTCTAATAAAGACGCTTTTAGGGATTTATTCTCCTGTCTCCGGAAGTGTTATTATAGACGGAACAGATATTCACAGAGCAGCCGATGAACAAAGAAAAGCGACCAAAAAACGCTTTGCGATGGTTTTTCAGAATGCTGCTTTATTGGACTCATTCACAGTTCTCCAAAATGTAGCACTCCCTCTTTATGAACGCGGAGAAAAACAAAGCAAGATAATTAAGGAAAAAGTAATTCACTGCCTTCAAATGGTTGGGTTAGAAAATACGGCAGAACTTTACCCTGCTCAGCTCAGCGGAGGAATGCTGAAAAGAATTGGAATTGCCAGAGCCCTTGTTTATGACCCTGATTATATAATTTTTGACGAACCCGTTTCTGGGCTTGATCCCATCACTGCCAGAGAAATTATGTTTTATATATCCCGCATAGTGGATACTGCTTCTGCCACTTTGATAACTATCACTCACGCTTTGAAAGATATAGAAAGCATAGGTAATCGGGTTCTTTTTTTGAATGAAGGGAAAGTAATTTTCAACGGTAGTATAAACGAATTGTATAGCTCCACCAATGGTTTTATCCGCCAATATCTGCAATGAATATAAATAATAAATCCACCCTTATACAGCTTGCATTTTGGACAGCTATTGCCGCGTCTGTGCATATTATTGAAGATATGATTATGCGTATGCTGCCATTACCTTTTATCAGAGTAGGTTTTTCCAATATTGTAATACTCTATCTGATATATCACAATAAAATTTGGGAAGCATTCATCGTTAACATTAGCAAATCAATTTTAGGGGGAATCGCAACTCTCACTTTACTTAGCCCTTCCACAGTTTTATCTTTAACAGGAGGACTGGCTGCTGTAATTGTTATGTTGTTTGTTCGCTGGCTGCACATCGGATTTGGTTTATACGGAATCAGTATCTGTGGAGCTATTGCTCACAATCTTATGCAGTTAACTATGGTTCGCATTATCCTAATTAAAAGTAATAAAGTTTTTGTGTTGACACCAATCTTGCTTTCAATTGCGTTGGTTAGCGGTTGCATTATTGCATACCTAACTATATATATAGACAGGAAAAACTATAGCTCCGAATTAAAATTATGAAAAATGATACGAAACAAAAACTATATACACTGTTAAAATACCTGTGGCTTGCCTTTTGCTTGATCGCCGGTGTTTTTATCGGTGCATTATGGTTTTATAGAGATAGCTTGCCACCCACGAGTGAATTAAGGAATTACACTTTACATTCCGGTTCCGAGGTCTATGACCGCAATGGTAAAATGGTATATCTGTTTGCTTTTGAAAAACGCAAACTTGTTTCCTTAAAGGAGCTTCCGCCCTATCTTATTGATGCCTTGATCGTAACTGAAGACAAACATTTCTATCACCATTTCGGAGTAGATATTTTAGGTAATATTCGCGCCTTAGTTGTGGACATTACTCGGATGGATTTTTCTCAGGGGGCAAGCACAATTACCCAACAAATGGCTCGCAATATGTTTCTTACTTTAGATAAACGGCTTTCCCGCAAGATGAAAGAATTAATCCTCTCTTTCAGGATAGAACGGGAATTTACTAAGGATGAAATCCTGGAAATCTATTTCAACAAGATTTTTTGGGGAGGACAGGTTCATGGAGTGGAAACCGCTTCCTTGTATTATTTCGGAAAACACGCTCGCGATTTAACTTTAGCAGAGTCAGCAGCCCTTATAGGTATGATCCAAAGACCCAATTACTATAGCCCCGTAAAGCACCCAGAGCGTTTGATAGAAAGGCGTAATCTCATTTTGAGTAAAATGTTGAAGGCCAAAAAGATCACTCGGGAAGAATACAATGAGGCAGTTGCTTCTCGTATAACAGGCGACCGAAGTTCTATGCAGCAATATTCAACTGATTACTTTATAGAATACATCCGTCTGTATTTGGAACATAAATATGGAACCGAGAAACTCTTTGAAGGCGGTTTAAAAATTTACACTTCTTTGGATGTTGATCTCTCCGTTTATGCAGATTCCGTGTTAAATCGTTATTTATCCAATGCGGAAAAAAATTATCCCGTTGCTATGCGCTACAGTAGTGTTCCCAAGAACAGCGTGGATATCAATACACATTATCTGCAGGGTGGTTTATTGTTAATGGAAAATAGCACTGGGCAGGTCTTAGCGATGATTGGAGGTCGCAACTTTACTCACAGTAAATTTAATCGCATCGTTCAAGCCAAGCGTCAACCAGGTAGTTCAATTAAACCAACTTATTATACCGCTGCCGTAGAAAAAGGTTATACTCCCGCAACAATTATTATAGACGCTCCTCTATCTTTAGTGGGAGGAGACGGCAAAGAATGGTCGCCGCAAAATTTTAGCCGTGAATATTATGGACCTACCAGAATGCGGACTGCCATTACCCATTCCTACAATGTCTGGGCAGTTAAAGCAGTTATGGATATAGGTTTGGATGTAGTTAACGATGCCTTTCGCCGTTTTGGAATTAATGCAAAGGCAGAGGATTACTCAGCTGCCTTAGGTGCTTATGAAGTAACACCGATAAATCTGATTTCTGCCTTTACTACTTTTCCTAATGGGGGCTATCGAACCAAACCCGTTTTCATAACCAAAGTAGAAGATATGAACGGAAAAGTTTTGGAACGCAGCGTTACTTCCAAATTTAATGTTACTTCTCCTGAAGTAGCATATTTAATGACTTCTATGCTTCAATCTGTGGTTACTTCTGGAACAGGCGCAGCAGCCAGAAACAATTATTATTGGCAGGCAGCAGGTAAAACAGGAACATCCAGTGAACATAGAGATGCCTGGTTTATAGGTTTTAACCGTAAATATACCTTAGGCATCTGGAATGGCTTTGATAATAA
Coding sequences:
- a CDS encoding ATP-binding cassette domain-containing protein — its product is MIEVNNLNVSLNNREILSDISFRLDNGNNLIILGRSGCGKTVLIKTLLGIYSPVSGSVIIDGTDIHRAADEQRKATKKRFAMVFQNAALLDSFTVLQNVALPLYERGEKQSKIIKEKVIHCLQMVGLENTAELYPAQLSGGMLKRIGIARALVYDPDYIIFDEPVSGLDPITAREIMFYISRIVDTASATLITITHALKDIESIGNRVLFLNEGKVIFNGSINELYSSTNGFIRQYLQ
- a CDS encoding PBP1A family penicillin-binding protein codes for the protein MKNDTKQKLYTLLKYLWLAFCLIAGVFIGALWFYRDSLPPTSELRNYTLHSGSEVYDRNGKMVYLFAFEKRKLVSLKELPPYLIDALIVTEDKHFYHHFGVDILGNIRALVVDITRMDFSQGASTITQQMARNMFLTLDKRLSRKMKELILSFRIEREFTKDEILEIYFNKIFWGGQVHGVETASLYYFGKHARDLTLAESAALIGMIQRPNYYSPVKHPERLIERRNLILSKMLKAKKITREEYNEAVASRITGDRSSMQQYSTDYFIEYIRLYLEHKYGTEKLFEGGLKIYTSLDVDLSVYADSVLNRYLSNAEKNYPVAMRYSSVPKNSVDINTHYLQGGLLLMENSTGQVLAMIGGRNFTHSKFNRIVQAKRQPGSSIKPTYYTAAVEKGYTPATIIIDAPLSLVGGDGKEWSPQNFSREYYGPTRMRTAITHSYNVWAVKAVMDIGLDVVNDAFRRFGINAKAEDYSAALGAYEVTPINLISAFTTFPNGGYRTKPVFITKVEDMNGKVLERSVTSKFNVTSPEVAYLMTSMLQSVVTSGTGAAARNNYYWQAAGKTGTSSEHRDAWFIGFNRKYTLGIWNGFDNNAAISSSASCAPIWGQIMTKAIRNENKGRLPKSDDPRYSFVVPDKIVQRNINPRTGFLSEKGIPEYFIEDNIPPARSDTLSYNFYPTHWGTLKKLEN
- a CDS encoding VanZ family protein, translating into MKIFRTIYPALFWLILIWILSSLPSQNLPSVNIIGIDKMEHFVIYAVLGCLISNWLRFKDWKLRIIIFLYLGLILLAGLDEYHQTYIRGRDVSIYDFLANASGLVIGFLFYLRKYDRS
- a CDS encoding Gx transporter family protein, translated to MNINNKSTLIQLAFWTAIAASVHIIEDMIMRMLPLPFIRVGFSNIVILYLIYHNKIWEAFIVNISKSILGGIATLTLLSPSTVLSLTGGLAAVIVMLFVRWLHIGFGLYGISICGAIAHNLMQLTMVRIILIKSNKVFVLTPILLSIALVSGCIIAYLTIYIDRKNYSSELKL